Below is a genomic region from Hyalangium minutum.
ACCACGAGCAGGTGTCCCAGAACGAGCTGCTGGGAGAGTTCACCTTCTCGGGGATCCGGACGGAAAAGGCCGGCCGGGTGCAGGTGGAGATCACCTTCGACGTGAACGTGGAGGGGATCCTCACGATGCGCGCGAGGGATCCGGCCACGGGCCGCGAGATGCGGACCACCGTCCGCGTCACGCAGAGCTGACGGGGCTCAGACGCTCTGGCCCTGGCGCTTGGCGAGCACCAGGTTCACGAAGGTCTTCACGGAGAAGAGGCTGAGGATCTGCGCGGGGCGCAGCCCGGGCTGGATGTGCGAGGCGGCCTCGGGCATCAGCTCCCGGAGCCGGGCGAGCCCTGTCTCGGAGATGACGCCGCCAGGCGCGAACTCCTCGTCCGACATGGTGCCGCGGGCGGCGCGCTCCATCTCGCCGCGCGTGATCTGGATGTCGAAGGCCCGCTCCAGCTTGAAGACGATGTCCAGGAAGTCGAGCGACTCGGCGCCCAGGTCTCCCATCAGGAGGGTCTCGAGCTTCACCTCGGAGAGATCCCGGGCGAGGGCCTCGGCAACCACCTCGCGGACCTGCTGCTCAATCTTCTGGACCTCGGCTGCGG
It encodes:
- a CDS encoding phosphopantetheine-binding protein → MTAAVPASAAEVQKIEQQVREVVAEALARDLSEVKLETLLMGDLGAESLDFLDIVFKLERAFDIQITRGEMERAARGTMSDEEFAPGGVISETGLARLRELMPEAASHIQPGLRPAQILSLFSVKTFVNLVLAKRQGQSV